The proteins below come from a single Sorghum bicolor cultivar BTx623 chromosome 4, Sorghum_bicolor_NCBIv3, whole genome shotgun sequence genomic window:
- the LOC8078312 gene encoding hydroquinone glucosyltransferase produces the protein MAATTTGASTEWLSPPELMENLPSQQQVVLFASPGAGHLIPLVELARRLAMDHGFAVTLVMLTGMSDPANDAAVLSSLPSSVATAVLPAVSLDDLPPDVGFGTLMFELVRRSLPHLRALMDGASGRGPVTALVCDFFGTAALPLAAELGALGYVFFPNSFAMISIMRHIVEIHGDAAPGEYRDLPDPLPLPGGPLLRHADLPDGFRESEDPVYAYLVEEARRYGRADGFLVNSFEELEVAMADMFKRDAEDGAFPPVYPVGPFVRSSSGDEADESGCLEWLDRQPEGSVVYVSFGTGGALSVEQTAELAAGLEMSGHRFLWVVRMPSLDGNPCALGTIPGDKDDPLAWLPEGFVQRTSGRGLAVVAWAPQVRVLSHPATASFVSHCGWNSTLESVAAGVPMVAWPLYAEQKTNAAILTEVTGVALRPAARGHGQYGLVTREVIAAAVRELMEGEEGSAVRGRARELREASKRAWSPEGSSRRAMGEVAGKLKAALVNGNGSTA, from the coding sequence ATGGCAGCGACGACCACCGGTGCGTCGACCGAGTGGCTGTCGCCGCCGGAGCTCATGGAGAACCTTCCGTCACAGCAGCAGGTTGTGCTGTTCGCGAGCCCCGGCGCGGGCCACCTCATCCCACTGGTGGAGCTCGCGCGGCGGCTCGCCATGGACCACGGCTTCGCGGTCACGCTGGTCATGCTCACCGGCATGTCCGACCCGGCCAACGACGCCGCGGTGCTGTCCTCGCTGCCGTCCTCCGTCGCGACCGCGGTGCTCCCTGCTGTGTCCCTCGACGACCTGCCCCCGGACGTCGGCTTCGGTACCCTCATGTTCGAGCTCGTCCGCCGCTCGCTGCCACACCTCCGCGCGCTCATGGACGGCGCCAGCGGCCGCGGCCCGGTGACCGCGCTCGTCTGCGACTTCTTCGGAACCGCGGCGCTGCCGCTCGCCGCGGAGCTCGGCGCGCTGGGGTACGTCTTCTTCCCCAACAGCTTCGCCATGATCTCCATCATGCGCCACATCGTGGAGATCCATGGCGACGCCGCCCCCGGCGAGTACCGTGACCTCCCGGACCCGCTCCCGCTCCCTGGAGGCCCGCTTCTCCGCCACGCCGACCTCCCCGACGGGTTCCGGGAAAGCGAAGACCCCGTGTACGCCTATCTCGTTGAGGAGGCGCGGAGATACGGCCGCGCCGATGGCTTCTTGGTGAACAGCTTCGAGGAGCTGGAGGTCGCCATGGCGGACATGTTCAAGCGGGACGCCGAGGACGGCGCGTTCCCTCCGGTGTACCCTGTGGGGCCCTTCGTCCGGTCAAGCTCCGGCGACGAAGCCGATGAATCGGGATGCTTGGAATGGCTGGATCGCCAGCCGGAGGGCTCAGTGGTATACGTCTCCTTCGGCACCGGTGGCGCGCTGTCCGTGGAGCAGACGGCCGAGCTCGCCGCCGGGCTGGAGATGAGCGGCCACAGGTTTCTTTGGGTCGTGCGCATGCCGAGCCTCGACGGCAACCCCTGCGCCCTGGGGACGATCCCCGGCGACAAGGACGACCCACTGGCGTGGCTTCCCGAGGGATTCGTGCAGAGGACGAGCGGCCGGGGCCTCGCCGTCGTGGCGTGGGCGCCGCAGGTGCGTGTGCTGTCTCACCCGGCGACGGCGTCCTTCGTGTCGCACTGCGGCTGGAACTCGACGCTGGAGAGCGTGGCGGCCGGCGTGCCGATGGTCGCGTGGCCACTGTACGCGGAGCAGAAGACGAACGCGGCCATCCTGACCGAGGTGACCGGCGTGGCGCTGCGGCCGGCGGCGCGCGGCCACGGCCAGTACGGGTTGGTGACGCGCGAGGTGATCGCGGCTGCGGTGAGGGAGCTCATGGAGGGGGAGGAGGGAAGCGCGGTGCGCG
- the LOC110434525 gene encoding hydroquinone glucosyltransferase-like, which yields MASVTTSAAATGPRPDRPHVVLVSSPGAGHLMPMAELARRLVAHHAVAATLVTFADLSADSDAHSAAVLSSLRAANVSTATLPAVPHDDLPADARIETVLLEVIGRSIPHLRALLRDVDSTAPLAALVPDFFCTAALPLASELGVPGYIFFPSNLTVLSVMRSAVEVNDGAGAGEYRDLPDPLQLPGGVSLRREDLPDGFRDGKEPVYAHLVGEGRRYRAAAGFLANTFHGMDPATVEEFKKAAEQIRFPPAYPVGPFVRSSSDEGGASSPCIEWLDRQPTGSVVYVSFGSAGTLSVEQTAELAAGLEDSGHRFLWIVRMPSLDGEHSDDMGRKSRGGGGDENDPLAWLPDGFLERTRGRGLAVASWAPQVRVLSHPATAAFVSHCGWNSALESVTSGVPMVAWPLYAEQRMNAVVLSENVGVALRLRVRPDDGGLVGREEIAAAVRELMEGEHGRAMRRRTGDLQQAADMAWAPDGSSRRALGEVVGRWKAGAVGKTGFVVSSS from the coding sequence ATGGCGTCGGTGACCACCAGCGCAGCCGCCACCGGTCCACGCCCCGACCGGCCGCACGTCGTGCTTGTGTCAAGCCCCGGCGCAGGCCACCTCATGCCGATGGCCGAGCTGGCGCGGCGCCTCGTGGCGCACCACGCCGTCGCGGCCACGCTCGTCACCTTCGCCGACCTCTCCGCGGACTCTGACGCGCACTCCGCCGCCGTTCTTTCCTCCCTCCGCGCGGCGAACGTTTCCACCGCCACGCTCCCCGCAGTCCCGCACGACGACCTCCCCGCCGACGCGCGCATCGAGACCGTGCTCCTCGAGGTGATCGGCCGCTCCATCCCGCACCTCCGCGCCCTTCTCCGCGACGTTGACTCCACCGCGCCGCTGGCCGCGCTGGTGCCTGACTTCTTCTGCACAGCGGCGCTGCCCCTCGCCTCCGAGCTCGGCGTCCCGGGGTACATCTTCTTCCCCAGCAACCTCACCGTGCTCTCCGTCATGCGAAGCGCCGTGGAGGTCAacgacggcgccggcgccggcgagtATCGCGACCTCCCTGACCCTCTCCAGCTTCCCGGGGGCGTGTCTCTACGCCGCGAGGACTTGCCGGATGGGTTCCGGGACGGCAAGGAACCGGTCTACGCGCACCTCGTCGGCGAGGGCCGCCGGTACCGTGCCGCTGCCGGCTTCTTGGCGAACACTTTCCACGGAATGGATCCGGCGACCGTGGAGGAGTTTAAGAAGGCGGCCGAGCAAATCAGGTTCCCGCCGGCTTACCCGGTGGGCCCGTTCGTCCGGTCAAGCTCCGATGAAGGCGGCGCGTCGTCGCCGTGCATCGAGTGGCTGGATCGGCAGCCGACGGGATCCGTGGTGTACGTTTCCTTCGGGAGCGCCGGCACTCTGTCCGTGGAGCAGACGGCCGAGCTCGCCGCCGGGCTGGAGGACAGCGGGCACAGGTTCCTCTGGATCGTGCGCATGCCAAGCCTGGACGGCGAGCACTCCGACGACATGGGCCGGAAATCCCGTGGCGGCGGTGGCGACGAGAACGATCCCCTGGCATGGCTTCCAGATGGGTTCTTGGAGAGGACTCGCGGACGCGGCCTCGCCGTGGCGTCGTGGGCGCCGCAGGTGCGCGTGCTGTCGCACCCGGCGACGGCCGCCTTCGTGTCCCACTGCGGGTGGAACTCGGCGCTGGAGAGCGTCACGTCCGGCGTGCCGATGGTGGCGTGGCCGCTGTACGCGGAGCAGCGGATGAACGCCGTGGTCCTGTCGGAGAACGTGGGCGTGGCGCTGCGGCTGCGCGTCCGCCCGGACGACGGCGGGCTGGTCGGGCGCGAGGAGATCGCAGCGGCGGTGAGGGAGCTCATGGAGGGGGAGCACGGGCGCGCCATGCGGCGCCGGACTGGGGACCTGCAGCAGGCGGCGGACATGGCGTGGGCGCCCGATGGCTCGTCGCGCCGGGCGTTGGGGGAGGTCGTCGGCAGGTGGAAGGCGGGTGCGGTTGGCAAAACTGGGTTTGTCGTTTCGTCGTCGTGA
- the LOC8085582 gene encoding peroxisome biogenesis protein 7: MPAFKAPAPGFAVRFSPFHENRLLAATSQHFGLVGNGHLIVLDLAAAGPGPGAAPVPVFSFPTSDALFDCAWSESHDSLCAAASGDGSVRLFDAALPPAQNPVRLLREHAREVHGLDWNPVRRDAFISASWDDTLKLWSPDRPASVRTFRGHEYCVYAAAWSARHPDVFASASGDRTARVWDVRDPAPTLILPAHDHEVLSLDWDKYDPSILATASVDKSIRVWDVRAPRAPIAQLAGHGYAVKRVRFSPHRQGMLMSCSYDMTVCMWDYRAEDALLARYNHHTEFVAGIDMSVLVDGLLASTGWDEMVYVWPFGTDPRAM; this comes from the coding sequence ATGCCGGCGTTCAAGGCCCCGGCGCCGGGCTTCGCCGTGCGCTTCAGCCCCTTCCACGAGAACCGCCTCCTCGCCGCCACGTCCCAGCACTTCGGCCTCGTGGGCAACGGCCACCTCATCGTCCTcgacctcgccgccgccgggccCGGGCCCGGGGCCGCCCCGGTGCCGGTCTTCTCCTTCCCGACCTCCGACGCGCTCTTCGACTGCGCGTGGTCCGAGTCCCACGACTCCCTCTGCGCCGCCGCGTCTGGGGACGGCTCCGTGCGCCTCTTCGACGCCGCGCTCCCGCCGGCGCAGAACCCGGTACGCCTCCTCCGCGAGCACGCGCGGGAGGTGCACGGCCTCGACTGGAACCCCGTCCGCCGGGACGCCTTCATCTCCGCCTCATGGGACGACACGCTCAAGCTCTGGTCCCCCGACCGCCCGGCCTCCGTCCGCACCTTCCGGGGCCACGAGTACTGCGTCTACGCCGCCGCCTGGTCCGCGCGCCACCCGGACGTCTTCGCCTCCGCCTCCGGGGACCGGACCGCGCGCGTCTGGGACGTCCGGGACCCCGCGCCCACGCTCATCCTGCCCgcgcacgaccacgaggtgctCTCGCTCGACTGGGACAAGTACGACCCCTCCATCCTCGCCACCGCCTCCGTCGACAAGTCCATCCGCGTCTGGGACGTGCGCGCGCCGCGGGCGCCCATCGCGCAGCTCGCTGGACACGGCTACGCCGTCAAGCGGGTCCGCTTCTCGCCGCACCGCCAGGGCATGCTCATGTCCTGCTCCTACGACATGACCGTCTGCATGTGGGACTACCGCGCCGAGGATGCTCTGCTCGCCAGGTACAACCACCACACCGAGTTCGTCGCCGGCATTGACATGAGTGTCCTCGTCGACGGCCTGCTCGCCAGCACCGGATGGGACGAGATGGTCTACGTCTGGCCGTTTGGGACCGATCCAAGAGCCATGTAG